In one window of Temnothorax longispinosus isolate EJ_2023e chromosome 9, Tlon_JGU_v1, whole genome shotgun sequence DNA:
- the LOC139819789 gene encoding serine/threonine-protein phosphatase 4 regulatory subunit 4 isoform X1, whose product MLQEGDEAPYEIASDPKGDEIQKLSVIQSLPSLLATDTQSCMSRVVPKMQQSLATASTEFHIAASSTFKTILEQKLVSHNVFSQTFLQSILNSLESRDPVICHAWLETLLDVIELLPVEVIRAQILPLTISKGQLSQPIYSRITCSRLLGKICTRFDSAMIQKEVLPTVHSLCQDVSSEVRASICLQLRFVAEGLGAESVKPALLPSLVELASDEESSVRYASVQTIVYLLPHLQEDTIKNIIAPLIKKLCENAAKSEDNVICIIAQELGKLVLGLEKCLSMFEKAWFINYFQQLAQMGIPSLKKEKPHFTFISSNPTQDERYVECRRHCAFNLPAMFIFVSGSSEDVDAILTTFDALTSDHYYMVRKTVACGIHEVSKVLGPKSARIKGNLIKLLKDDSEEVLQGLIPHIGLTLECLAESQALGTDRMDSSLMEIGKALLKCEAEVAGTHNWRLASLMHAQLEILPKCFPSDFIYSYFIPMAFSRILHARPIPVRLAAGTLFLLLLRYNMKPIQRAELRSRIFTDLANNPDCYVRMMFVRMMVEALEIFSSVYFKEHFFIVLLNLAEDPIANIRMKVVSLLPQLKNQLWMPTDKKLLTSLESVVRHLINNEKDRDVLFILKSVTQKLDEMDVKYEGQSLTTKLTRQDVEDAKKLEEEKKLSGIGAGKPGSGTIVKKGWTRTGTDSSTRGLSQSKGEHLMKNKEALHETKSLLIKYGTTSSRQAIESLKTRIQLTHPWEKVGHVNSHTNTSHFDFVNGSSNDYITPKPQCSCSKLAVFQALLTLPDACEQEYESDSQYRSYYDTDNDHAKFRKQSVQANEYSPSAFTKSFFLSLVKENKQEPQQHSVPTRDYPHEFSTNISGKDRAPNFAALRALTNAAHYNSCWAFSSMPEMSVMQSDDEFLVDAGIRIPTQFSVSQSTSKIPHLQDFIATRRQLNTTIRPRRSSVNFDKGKFKRHSSVEYEDCMKRGTSESDSLRSTSISIDYEEGLRQRNMVKENLSDQHLSKTDARTKRYSAPHGRTRFGWDSSQDRSLDEKLKRNSLILDKDKLKFTNSKCALDRTKRHSTNFSLKLPDTKETKQIVKRHSLEDHTTVRRAVKGYFSTLDVNHNQGLSKIPLRNVESRSRTAPATRASSPVHVESRLRFDIENCDDSRSSANDRHLNRFSSSDEEIDKLCRMLLYSQTAHSSTGITSRSRERYPVHLLMKKL is encoded by the exons ATGCTGCAAGAGGGAGATGAAGCCCCGTACGAGATCGCGTCCGATCC GAAGGGAGATGAGATCCAGAAACTTAGTGTTATACAAAGTTTACCAAGTCTTCTAGCTACCGACACGCAATCATGTATGTCTCGAGTGGTACCTAAGATGCAGCAGTCTCTGGCTACTGCGTCAACCGAGTTTCACATAGCAGCGTCATCCACATTCAAAACGATTTTAGAACAGAAATTAGTCAGCCATAATGTTTTTAGTCAGACATTCCTTCAAAgcatattaaattctttagaGAGCCGCGACCCAG TTATCTGTCATGCATGGTTGGAGACCTTACTGGATGTGATAGAATTACTGCCGGTAGAAGTCATAAGAGCACAG ATTCTTCCATTGACTATAAGTAAGGGACAATTGTCACAACCTATCTACTCCAGGATAACGTGCAGCAGGTTATTGGGAAAGATTTGTACACGATTTGATTCTGCTAT gATACAGAAGGAAGTTCTACCAACGGTGCACTCCCTTTGTCAGGATGTAAGCAGTGAAGTGCGAGCTAGTATCTGTTTGCAGCTACGTTTTGTTGCGGAAGGTCTCGGTGCTGAATCTGTAAAACCTGCTTTACTACCATCTCTTGTAGAATTAGCAAGTGACGAAGAAAGCAGTGTAAGATACGCCTCTGTACAGACAATAGTGTATTTACTACCTCATCTTCAGGAAG atacaataaaaaatataatagccCCACTTATTAAGAAGCTATGTGAAAATGCAGCTAAATCGGAAGATAATGTGATATGTATAATAGCGCAAGAGCTGGGAAAACTTGTACTTGGCCTAGAAA aGTGTTTATCAATGTTCGAGAAAGCATGGTTCATAAATTACTTTCAACAACTTGCACAAATGGGAATACCATCactgaaaaaagagaaaccaCACTTTACGttt ATTAGCAGCAATCCTACACAGGATGAAAGATATGTCGAATGCAGAAGACATTGTGCATTTAATTTGCCAGCAATGTTTATTTTCGTATCAGGCTCTTCGGAAGATGTAGATGCAATACTTACAACATTTGATGCACTGACAAGTGATCATTATTATATGGTTCGAAAAACCGTTGCGTGTGGAATTCACGAA GTGTCAAAGGTCCTAGGGCCGAAAAGTGCACGGATAaaaggaaatttaataaaattgctaaAAGATGATTCCGAGGAAGTGCTGCAGGGTTTAATTCCTCATATAGGATTAACGTTGGAATGCTTAGCCGAAAGTCAAGCTCTTGGAACAGATAGAATg GATTCTTCTTTGATGGAAATAGGTAAAGCTTTATTAAAATGTGAAGCTGAAGTTGCGGGTACACACAATTGGAGGCTGGCATCATTAATGCACGCGCAACTAGAGATTTTACCTAAATGTTTTCCCAGTGATTTTATATACTCGTACTTTATTCCAATGGCTTTCTCCAGAATTTTACATGCA CGGCCAATACCGGTACGTCTTGCTGCAGGAAcactttttcttctccttctacGATACAATATGAAACCCATACAAAGAGCAGAACTGCGTAGTAGAATCTTTACAGATTTAGCCAATAATCCTGATTGTTACGTGAGAATGATGTTTGTTCGTATGATGGTCGAAGCACtggaaattttttcttctgtatattttaaagaacatTTCTTCATTGTTTTATTGAATCTGGCTGAAGATCCGATAGCTAATATAAGAATGAAAGTAGTATCTCTACTGCCACAATTGAAAAATCAGTTGTGGATGCCGACCGATAAGAAATTACTGACATCATTGGAGTCGGTCGTGAGACATTTGATCAACAACGAAAAGGATAGAGACgtactatttattttaaagagcGTTACACAGAAGTTAGATGAGATGGATGTCAAGTACGAGGGCCAGAGT TTAACAACGAAGCTTACCAGACAAGATGTGGAAGATGCCAAAAAGttggaagaagaaaagaagttgTCGGGAATAGGTGCAGGAAAACCAGGAAGTGGAACTATAGTAAAGAAag gTTGGACAAGAACAGGAACTGATAGTTCTACAAGAGGATT ATCACAGTCAAAAGGTGAGCATTTAATGAAGAATAAGGAAGCATTACATGAAACAAAATCAttactaattaaat ATGGAACTACATCTTCGCGTCAAGCAATCGAAAGCTTAAAAACGAG AATCCAACTAACACATCCTTGGGAAAAAGTAGGGCATGTCAACTCGCATACTAATACATCGCATTTTGACTTTGTGAATGGATCATCTAATGATTATATTACGCCTAAGCCGCAATGTAGCTGCTCCAAGTTAGCAGTATTCCAGGCTCTCTTGACATTGCCGGATGCTTGTGAACAAGAGTATGAAAGCGACTCCCAATACCGTTCATATTACGATACCGACAACGACCACGCAAAGTTTAGAAAACAGTCAGTCCAAGCGAACGAATATAGTCCTTCCGCTTTTaccaaatctttttttctgtcgCTTGTAAAAGAGAATAAGCAAGAGCCGCAGCAACATTCCGTACCTACACGGGACTATCCGCATGAATTTTCTACTAACATTAGTGGCAAGGATAGAGCTCCGAACTTCGCCGCTTTAAGGGCACTAACAAACGCAGCTCACTATAATTCCTGTTGGGCTTTTAGCTCCATGCCGGAAATGTCCGTGATGCAGTCAGACGATGAATTCCTGGTAGATGCTGGTATTAGGATACCCACCCAATTCTCCGTTTCTCAAAGTACGTCAAAAATTCCGCATTTGCAAGATTTTATTGCTACAAGGAGGCAACTAAATACTACGATTCGGCCTAGACGGAGCAGCGTGAATTTCGATAAGGGGAAATTTAAGAGACATTCCTCCGTTGAATACGAAGATTGTATGAAACGTGGAACAAGTGAGAGTGACTCGTTGAGAAGCACATCAATTTCGATAGATTATGAAGAGGGCTTGCGACAACGCAACATGGTGAAGGAGAATTTGAGTGACCAGCACCTGTCCAAGACCGATGCGAGGACTAAAAGGTACTCCGCTCCGCACGGAAGAACTAGATTCGGGTGGGACTCTAGCCAGGACAGATCTCTAGAcgagaaattgaaaagaaattctttGATACTGGATAAAGACAAATTAAAGTTTACTAACTCTAAATGCGCGCTGGATCGAACCAAACGTCATTCCACGAATTTCAGTTTGAAGCTTCCCGATACTAAAGAAACGAAGCAGATCGTGAAGCGTCACAGTCTGGAAGATCATACCACGGTACGTCGTGCTGTAAAAGGATATTTTTCAACACTGGATGTAAATCATAATCAGGGTCTTAGTAAAATCCCTTTGAGAAATGTTGAATCTCGTAGCAGGACCGCGCCTGCCACCAGAGCATCTAGCCCTGTACACGTAGAATCGCGATTAAGATTTGACATTGAGAACTGTGATGATTCTCGTAGTTCTGCTAATGACAGACATTTGAATAGATTTAGCTCGAGTGACGAAGAGATCGACAAATTATGTAGGATGCTATTATATTCTCAAACGGCACATAGTAGTACAGGAATAACATCAAGAAGTAGGGAAAGATATCCTGTTCACTTGTTGATGAAAAAACTATGA
- the LOC139819789 gene encoding serine/threonine-protein phosphatase 4 regulatory subunit 4 isoform X3, which translates to MLQEGDEAPYEIASDPKGDEIQKLSVIQSLPSLLATDTQSCMSRVVPKMQQSLATASTEFHIAASSTFKTILEQKLVSHNVFSQTFLQSILNSLESRDPVICHAWLETLLDVIELLPVEVIRAQILPLTISKGQLSQPIYSRITCSRLLGKICTRFDSAMIQKEVLPTVHSLCQDVSSEVRASICLQLRFVAEGLGAESVKPALLPSLVELASDEESSVRYASVQTIVYLLPHLQEDTIKNIIAPLIKKLCENAAKSEDNVICIIAQELGKLVLGLEKCLSMFEKAWFINYFQQLAQMGIPSLKKEKPHFTFISSNPTQDERYVECRRHCAFNLPAMFIFVSGSSEDVDAILTTFDALTSDHYYMVRKTVACGIHEVSKVLGPKSARIKGNLIKLLKDDSEEVLQGLIPHIGLTLECLAESQALGTDRMDSSLMEIGKALLKCEAEVAGTHNWRLASLMHAQLEILPKCFPSDFIYSYFIPMAFSRILHARPIPVRLAAGTLFLLLLRYNMKPIQRAELRSRIFTDLANNPDCYVRMMFVRMMVEALEIFSSVYFKEHFFIVLLNLAEDPIANIRMKVVSLLPQLKNQLWMPTDKKLLTSLESVVRHLINNEKDRDVLFILKSVTQKLDEMDVKYEGQSLTTKLTRQDVEDAKKLEEEKKLSGIGAGKPGSGTIVKKGWTRTGTDSSTRGLSQSKGEHLMKNKEALHETKSLLIKYGTTSSRQAIESLKTSSMPEMSVMQSDDEFLVDAGIRIPTQFSVSQSTSKIPHLQDFIATRRQLNTTIRPRRSSVNFDKGKFKRHSSVEYEDCMKRGTSESDSLRSTSISIDYEEGLRQRNMVKENLSDQHLSKTDARTKRYSAPHGRTRFGWDSSQDRSLDEKLKRNSLILDKDKLKFTNSKCALDRTKRHSTNFSLKLPDTKETKQIVKRHSLEDHTTVRRAVKGYFSTLDVNHNQGLSKIPLRNVESRSRTAPATRASSPVHVESRLRFDIENCDDSRSSANDRHLNRFSSSDEEIDKLCRMLLYSQTAHSSTGITSRSRERYPVHLLMKKL; encoded by the exons ATGCTGCAAGAGGGAGATGAAGCCCCGTACGAGATCGCGTCCGATCC GAAGGGAGATGAGATCCAGAAACTTAGTGTTATACAAAGTTTACCAAGTCTTCTAGCTACCGACACGCAATCATGTATGTCTCGAGTGGTACCTAAGATGCAGCAGTCTCTGGCTACTGCGTCAACCGAGTTTCACATAGCAGCGTCATCCACATTCAAAACGATTTTAGAACAGAAATTAGTCAGCCATAATGTTTTTAGTCAGACATTCCTTCAAAgcatattaaattctttagaGAGCCGCGACCCAG TTATCTGTCATGCATGGTTGGAGACCTTACTGGATGTGATAGAATTACTGCCGGTAGAAGTCATAAGAGCACAG ATTCTTCCATTGACTATAAGTAAGGGACAATTGTCACAACCTATCTACTCCAGGATAACGTGCAGCAGGTTATTGGGAAAGATTTGTACACGATTTGATTCTGCTAT gATACAGAAGGAAGTTCTACCAACGGTGCACTCCCTTTGTCAGGATGTAAGCAGTGAAGTGCGAGCTAGTATCTGTTTGCAGCTACGTTTTGTTGCGGAAGGTCTCGGTGCTGAATCTGTAAAACCTGCTTTACTACCATCTCTTGTAGAATTAGCAAGTGACGAAGAAAGCAGTGTAAGATACGCCTCTGTACAGACAATAGTGTATTTACTACCTCATCTTCAGGAAG atacaataaaaaatataatagccCCACTTATTAAGAAGCTATGTGAAAATGCAGCTAAATCGGAAGATAATGTGATATGTATAATAGCGCAAGAGCTGGGAAAACTTGTACTTGGCCTAGAAA aGTGTTTATCAATGTTCGAGAAAGCATGGTTCATAAATTACTTTCAACAACTTGCACAAATGGGAATACCATCactgaaaaaagagaaaccaCACTTTACGttt ATTAGCAGCAATCCTACACAGGATGAAAGATATGTCGAATGCAGAAGACATTGTGCATTTAATTTGCCAGCAATGTTTATTTTCGTATCAGGCTCTTCGGAAGATGTAGATGCAATACTTACAACATTTGATGCACTGACAAGTGATCATTATTATATGGTTCGAAAAACCGTTGCGTGTGGAATTCACGAA GTGTCAAAGGTCCTAGGGCCGAAAAGTGCACGGATAaaaggaaatttaataaaattgctaaAAGATGATTCCGAGGAAGTGCTGCAGGGTTTAATTCCTCATATAGGATTAACGTTGGAATGCTTAGCCGAAAGTCAAGCTCTTGGAACAGATAGAATg GATTCTTCTTTGATGGAAATAGGTAAAGCTTTATTAAAATGTGAAGCTGAAGTTGCGGGTACACACAATTGGAGGCTGGCATCATTAATGCACGCGCAACTAGAGATTTTACCTAAATGTTTTCCCAGTGATTTTATATACTCGTACTTTATTCCAATGGCTTTCTCCAGAATTTTACATGCA CGGCCAATACCGGTACGTCTTGCTGCAGGAAcactttttcttctccttctacGATACAATATGAAACCCATACAAAGAGCAGAACTGCGTAGTAGAATCTTTACAGATTTAGCCAATAATCCTGATTGTTACGTGAGAATGATGTTTGTTCGTATGATGGTCGAAGCACtggaaattttttcttctgtatattttaaagaacatTTCTTCATTGTTTTATTGAATCTGGCTGAAGATCCGATAGCTAATATAAGAATGAAAGTAGTATCTCTACTGCCACAATTGAAAAATCAGTTGTGGATGCCGACCGATAAGAAATTACTGACATCATTGGAGTCGGTCGTGAGACATTTGATCAACAACGAAAAGGATAGAGACgtactatttattttaaagagcGTTACACAGAAGTTAGATGAGATGGATGTCAAGTACGAGGGCCAGAGT TTAACAACGAAGCTTACCAGACAAGATGTGGAAGATGCCAAAAAGttggaagaagaaaagaagttgTCGGGAATAGGTGCAGGAAAACCAGGAAGTGGAACTATAGTAAAGAAag gTTGGACAAGAACAGGAACTGATAGTTCTACAAGAGGATT ATCACAGTCAAAAGGTGAGCATTTAATGAAGAATAAGGAAGCATTACATGAAACAAAATCAttactaattaaat ATGGAACTACATCTTCGCGTCAAGCAATCGAAAGCTTAAAAACGAG CTCCATGCCGGAAATGTCCGTGATGCAGTCAGACGATGAATTCCTGGTAGATGCTGGTATTAGGATACCCACCCAATTCTCCGTTTCTCAAAGTACGTCAAAAATTCCGCATTTGCAAGATTTTATTGCTACAAGGAGGCAACTAAATACTACGATTCGGCCTAGACGGAGCAGCGTGAATTTCGATAAGGGGAAATTTAAGAGACATTCCTCCGTTGAATACGAAGATTGTATGAAACGTGGAACAAGTGAGAGTGACTCGTTGAGAAGCACATCAATTTCGATAGATTATGAAGAGGGCTTGCGACAACGCAACATGGTGAAGGAGAATTTGAGTGACCAGCACCTGTCCAAGACCGATGCGAGGACTAAAAGGTACTCCGCTCCGCACGGAAGAACTAGATTCGGGTGGGACTCTAGCCAGGACAGATCTCTAGAcgagaaattgaaaagaaattctttGATACTGGATAAAGACAAATTAAAGTTTACTAACTCTAAATGCGCGCTGGATCGAACCAAACGTCATTCCACGAATTTCAGTTTGAAGCTTCCCGATACTAAAGAAACGAAGCAGATCGTGAAGCGTCACAGTCTGGAAGATCATACCACGGTACGTCGTGCTGTAAAAGGATATTTTTCAACACTGGATGTAAATCATAATCAGGGTCTTAGTAAAATCCCTTTGAGAAATGTTGAATCTCGTAGCAGGACCGCGCCTGCCACCAGAGCATCTAGCCCTGTACACGTAGAATCGCGATTAAGATTTGACATTGAGAACTGTGATGATTCTCGTAGTTCTGCTAATGACAGACATTTGAATAGATTTAGCTCGAGTGACGAAGAGATCGACAAATTATGTAGGATGCTATTATATTCTCAAACGGCACATAGTAGTACAGGAATAACATCAAGAAGTAGGGAAAGATATCCTGTTCACTTGTTGATGAAAAAACTATGA
- the LOC139819789 gene encoding serine/threonine-protein phosphatase 4 regulatory subunit 4 isoform X4, with protein MLQEGDEAPYEIASDPKGDEIQKLSVIQSLPSLLATDTQSCMSRVVPKMQQSLATASTEFHIAASSTFKTILEQKLVSHNVFSQTFLQSILNSLESRDPVICHAWLETLLDVIELLPVEVIRAQILPLTISKGQLSQPIYSRITCSRLLGKICTRFDSAMIQKEVLPTVHSLCQDVSSEVRASICLQLRFVAEGLGAESVKPALLPSLVELASDEESSVRYASVQTIVYLLPHLQEDTIKNIIAPLIKKLCENAAKSEDNVICIIAQELGKLVLGLEKCLSMFEKAWFINYFQQLAQMGIPSLKKEKPHFTFISSNPTQDERYVECRRHCAFNLPAMFIFVSGSSEDVDAILTTFDALTSDHYYMVRKTVACGIHEVSKVLGPKSARIKGNLIKLLKDDSEEVLQGLIPHIGLTLECLAESQALGTDRMDSSLMEIGKALLKCEAEVAGTHNWRLASLMHAQLEILPKCFPSDFIYSYFIPMAFSRILHARPIPVRLAAGTLFLLLLRYNMKPIQRAELRSRIFTDLANNPDCYVRMMFVRMMVEALEIFSSVYFKEHFFIVLLNLAEDPIANIRMKVVSLLPQLKNQLWMPTDKKLLTSLESVVRHLINNEKDRDVLFILKSVTQKLDEMDVKYEGQSLTTKLTRQDVEDAKKLEEEKKLSGIGAGKPGSGTIVKKGWTRTGTDSSTRGLSQSKDGTTSSRQAIESLKTSSMPEMSVMQSDDEFLVDAGIRIPTQFSVSQSTSKIPHLQDFIATRRQLNTTIRPRRSSVNFDKGKFKRHSSVEYEDCMKRGTSESDSLRSTSISIDYEEGLRQRNMVKENLSDQHLSKTDARTKRYSAPHGRTRFGWDSSQDRSLDEKLKRNSLILDKDKLKFTNSKCALDRTKRHSTNFSLKLPDTKETKQIVKRHSLEDHTTVRRAVKGYFSTLDVNHNQGLSKIPLRNVESRSRTAPATRASSPVHVESRLRFDIENCDDSRSSANDRHLNRFSSSDEEIDKLCRMLLYSQTAHSSTGITSRSRERYPVHLLMKKL; from the exons ATGCTGCAAGAGGGAGATGAAGCCCCGTACGAGATCGCGTCCGATCC GAAGGGAGATGAGATCCAGAAACTTAGTGTTATACAAAGTTTACCAAGTCTTCTAGCTACCGACACGCAATCATGTATGTCTCGAGTGGTACCTAAGATGCAGCAGTCTCTGGCTACTGCGTCAACCGAGTTTCACATAGCAGCGTCATCCACATTCAAAACGATTTTAGAACAGAAATTAGTCAGCCATAATGTTTTTAGTCAGACATTCCTTCAAAgcatattaaattctttagaGAGCCGCGACCCAG TTATCTGTCATGCATGGTTGGAGACCTTACTGGATGTGATAGAATTACTGCCGGTAGAAGTCATAAGAGCACAG ATTCTTCCATTGACTATAAGTAAGGGACAATTGTCACAACCTATCTACTCCAGGATAACGTGCAGCAGGTTATTGGGAAAGATTTGTACACGATTTGATTCTGCTAT gATACAGAAGGAAGTTCTACCAACGGTGCACTCCCTTTGTCAGGATGTAAGCAGTGAAGTGCGAGCTAGTATCTGTTTGCAGCTACGTTTTGTTGCGGAAGGTCTCGGTGCTGAATCTGTAAAACCTGCTTTACTACCATCTCTTGTAGAATTAGCAAGTGACGAAGAAAGCAGTGTAAGATACGCCTCTGTACAGACAATAGTGTATTTACTACCTCATCTTCAGGAAG atacaataaaaaatataatagccCCACTTATTAAGAAGCTATGTGAAAATGCAGCTAAATCGGAAGATAATGTGATATGTATAATAGCGCAAGAGCTGGGAAAACTTGTACTTGGCCTAGAAA aGTGTTTATCAATGTTCGAGAAAGCATGGTTCATAAATTACTTTCAACAACTTGCACAAATGGGAATACCATCactgaaaaaagagaaaccaCACTTTACGttt ATTAGCAGCAATCCTACACAGGATGAAAGATATGTCGAATGCAGAAGACATTGTGCATTTAATTTGCCAGCAATGTTTATTTTCGTATCAGGCTCTTCGGAAGATGTAGATGCAATACTTACAACATTTGATGCACTGACAAGTGATCATTATTATATGGTTCGAAAAACCGTTGCGTGTGGAATTCACGAA GTGTCAAAGGTCCTAGGGCCGAAAAGTGCACGGATAaaaggaaatttaataaaattgctaaAAGATGATTCCGAGGAAGTGCTGCAGGGTTTAATTCCTCATATAGGATTAACGTTGGAATGCTTAGCCGAAAGTCAAGCTCTTGGAACAGATAGAATg GATTCTTCTTTGATGGAAATAGGTAAAGCTTTATTAAAATGTGAAGCTGAAGTTGCGGGTACACACAATTGGAGGCTGGCATCATTAATGCACGCGCAACTAGAGATTTTACCTAAATGTTTTCCCAGTGATTTTATATACTCGTACTTTATTCCAATGGCTTTCTCCAGAATTTTACATGCA CGGCCAATACCGGTACGTCTTGCTGCAGGAAcactttttcttctccttctacGATACAATATGAAACCCATACAAAGAGCAGAACTGCGTAGTAGAATCTTTACAGATTTAGCCAATAATCCTGATTGTTACGTGAGAATGATGTTTGTTCGTATGATGGTCGAAGCACtggaaattttttcttctgtatattttaaagaacatTTCTTCATTGTTTTATTGAATCTGGCTGAAGATCCGATAGCTAATATAAGAATGAAAGTAGTATCTCTACTGCCACAATTGAAAAATCAGTTGTGGATGCCGACCGATAAGAAATTACTGACATCATTGGAGTCGGTCGTGAGACATTTGATCAACAACGAAAAGGATAGAGACgtactatttattttaaagagcGTTACACAGAAGTTAGATGAGATGGATGTCAAGTACGAGGGCCAGAGT TTAACAACGAAGCTTACCAGACAAGATGTGGAAGATGCCAAAAAGttggaagaagaaaagaagttgTCGGGAATAGGTGCAGGAAAACCAGGAAGTGGAACTATAGTAAAGAAag gTTGGACAAGAACAGGAACTGATAGTTCTACAAGAGGATT ATCACAGTCAAAAG ATGGAACTACATCTTCGCGTCAAGCAATCGAAAGCTTAAAAACGAG CTCCATGCCGGAAATGTCCGTGATGCAGTCAGACGATGAATTCCTGGTAGATGCTGGTATTAGGATACCCACCCAATTCTCCGTTTCTCAAAGTACGTCAAAAATTCCGCATTTGCAAGATTTTATTGCTACAAGGAGGCAACTAAATACTACGATTCGGCCTAGACGGAGCAGCGTGAATTTCGATAAGGGGAAATTTAAGAGACATTCCTCCGTTGAATACGAAGATTGTATGAAACGTGGAACAAGTGAGAGTGACTCGTTGAGAAGCACATCAATTTCGATAGATTATGAAGAGGGCTTGCGACAACGCAACATGGTGAAGGAGAATTTGAGTGACCAGCACCTGTCCAAGACCGATGCGAGGACTAAAAGGTACTCCGCTCCGCACGGAAGAACTAGATTCGGGTGGGACTCTAGCCAGGACAGATCTCTAGAcgagaaattgaaaagaaattctttGATACTGGATAAAGACAAATTAAAGTTTACTAACTCTAAATGCGCGCTGGATCGAACCAAACGTCATTCCACGAATTTCAGTTTGAAGCTTCCCGATACTAAAGAAACGAAGCAGATCGTGAAGCGTCACAGTCTGGAAGATCATACCACGGTACGTCGTGCTGTAAAAGGATATTTTTCAACACTGGATGTAAATCATAATCAGGGTCTTAGTAAAATCCCTTTGAGAAATGTTGAATCTCGTAGCAGGACCGCGCCTGCCACCAGAGCATCTAGCCCTGTACACGTAGAATCGCGATTAAGATTTGACATTGAGAACTGTGATGATTCTCGTAGTTCTGCTAATGACAGACATTTGAATAGATTTAGCTCGAGTGACGAAGAGATCGACAAATTATGTAGGATGCTATTATATTCTCAAACGGCACATAGTAGTACAGGAATAACATCAAGAAGTAGGGAAAGATATCCTGTTCACTTGTTGATGAAAAAACTATGA